In Alicyclobacillus macrosporangiidus CPP55, a single window of DNA contains:
- a CDS encoding XdhC family protein — MVSRIDEAREVFTRIEQAWTDGERAALLTITQVKGSAYRLPGAKMMMTETGKMLGTLSGGCLESDLYGWAERTFAEGKPRLVQYDLSENEMWSLGIGCKGTMEVAIFPVEPDDPFWRAVREQVQQDQAVSLAMELPMGTRAVFVGTEPASSDADRLPQAVLQRLTSAVWSRTRAEVVEVDGRRFFIDTMRPNERLIICGAGHDTVPVAAIAAKCGFRVTVLDPRKEFNGPLRFPSAEHLIVEPAEADPAQLTSSWWLIMNHLQARDEAALRLALQAQPKFIGVLGPLARTREMLENIHSDLEDGPIHAPVGLDIGAETIDEVAVSIVSELLAARAARSGGPLHGREKIHY, encoded by the coding sequence ATGGTGTCACGCATCGATGAAGCCCGTGAAGTGTTCACGCGAATCGAACAAGCATGGACAGACGGTGAACGTGCCGCGCTGTTGACCATCACCCAGGTGAAAGGGTCCGCCTACCGTCTCCCGGGCGCCAAAATGATGATGACAGAGACAGGAAAGATGCTGGGCACCCTGAGCGGCGGTTGCCTGGAATCCGATTTATACGGATGGGCGGAAAGGACGTTTGCAGAGGGAAAACCTCGCCTCGTCCAGTACGACCTCAGCGAAAACGAAATGTGGTCGCTTGGAATCGGGTGCAAAGGCACGATGGAGGTGGCCATCTTTCCGGTTGAGCCGGACGACCCGTTTTGGCGAGCGGTTCGGGAACAGGTCCAACAGGACCAGGCCGTCTCCTTGGCGATGGAACTGCCGATGGGCACTCGTGCAGTGTTTGTCGGGACCGAGCCGGCGTCGAGTGACGCGGACCGTCTGCCGCAGGCGGTGCTGCAGCGATTGACGAGCGCCGTCTGGAGCCGAACCCGGGCAGAAGTCGTCGAGGTGGACGGGCGCCGTTTCTTCATCGACACGATGCGGCCCAACGAGCGGCTGATCATTTGCGGCGCGGGACACGACACCGTCCCCGTCGCAGCAATCGCAGCCAAATGCGGGTTCCGCGTAACCGTGCTGGACCCGCGCAAGGAGTTCAACGGACCGCTTCGATTCCCATCGGCAGAGCATCTCATCGTCGAACCGGCCGAAGCCGATCCCGCTCAGCTGACCTCCAGCTGGTGGCTGATCATGAATCACCTGCAGGCTCGCGACGAGGCCGCGTTGCGCCTGGCCCTTCAGGCGCAGCCGAAGTTTATCGGCGTTTTGGGTCCGCTGGCGCGCACACGGGAGATGCTGGAGAACATCCATTCGGATCTCGAGGACGGCCCCATCCACGCACCGGTCGGGCTCGACATCGGCGCAGAAACGATTGACGAGGTGGCGGTTTCCATCGTGTCCGAGTTGCTGGCGGCGCGCGCGGCCCGATCCGGTGGCCCGTTGCACGGGCGGGAAAAGATCCACTACTGA
- a CDS encoding DeoR/GlpR family DNA-binding transcription regulator, whose product MEHQETVEKEQARSPDGLSAEERRQRIVEWVTECGEVRIEQLRHFFGVSEVTLRRDLDILESQNRIRRVRGGATANPASALEMRFQEKMGLNTAQKRQIAAAAAAMVQDGQVVMLSAGSTTTYLARELLKKRHLTVITPAINIAAELAGHPHITLVMIGGIVRPGSYAAVGHLADEALTQMNADFAFVGVDGVDVQAGFTTPNLMESRTDKMMLHSATRGIIVADHSKFGRVTLAPVARIDEPDLWITDDGMPEEALARLREAGCRVVRAREAAAQG is encoded by the coding sequence ATGGAGCATCAGGAGACGGTGGAAAAAGAGCAGGCGCGTTCCCCGGACGGGTTGTCCGCGGAGGAGCGCCGGCAGCGGATTGTCGAGTGGGTGACGGAGTGTGGAGAGGTGCGGATCGAACAGCTCCGCCATTTCTTCGGCGTCAGCGAAGTGACACTGCGGCGGGATCTCGACATCCTGGAATCCCAAAACCGCATTCGCCGCGTCCGTGGGGGCGCGACGGCGAACCCGGCGTCTGCGCTGGAGATGCGCTTCCAGGAGAAGATGGGGTTGAACACGGCACAGAAGCGCCAGATCGCGGCAGCAGCGGCTGCGATGGTGCAGGACGGCCAGGTGGTCATGCTGAGTGCGGGATCGACCACCACCTACCTGGCGCGGGAGCTGTTGAAGAAGCGGCACCTGACCGTCATCACACCGGCGATCAACATCGCGGCGGAACTGGCGGGGCATCCGCATATCACGCTGGTGATGATCGGCGGAATTGTGCGACCGGGATCGTACGCGGCGGTCGGACATTTGGCGGACGAGGCGCTGACGCAGATGAACGCAGATTTCGCTTTTGTCGGGGTCGACGGTGTGGACGTGCAGGCGGGCTTCACCACGCCCAACCTGATGGAGAGCCGCACCGACAAGATGATGCTTCACTCCGCCACGCGCGGGATCATTGTCGCCGATCACAGCAAGTTCGGCCGCGTCACGCTGGCACCCGTCGCCCGCATTGACGAGCCCGATCTGTGGATCACGGACGACGGGATGCCGGAAGAGGCCCTCGCACGCCTGCGCGAAGCCGGCTGCCGAGTCGTGCGTGCCCGGGAGGCCGCGGCGCAGGGGTGA
- a CDS encoding APC family permease, whose product MGPSNGKPAGLVRAIGLFEATTINMSQMVGIGPFITIPLILSAMGGPQALFGWIAGALLAMADGLVWAELGAAMPGEGGSYVYLREAFQYSTGKLMPFLFVWSTLIATPLIMSTGMIGMANYLVYFWPGMTPLETKLVAAGITVITVALLYRRVTGVTKVTKVLWAGMILTVLLIIVAGLTHFHADRAFAFPAGAFAPNKFLAGLGAGMLISIYDYLGYYTVAYMGDEVKDPGRTIPRAIVLSIILVAIIDMAINLSIIGVVPWQTAINSQNIGTLFMQTVWGKTGATLITLLILWTAFASVYTGLLGASRLPYNAARDGLFFSSFGKLHPKHQFPHISLLVMGAFTAVFCFFNLQQIINALMAVSIVVQFIGQIVALTVLRRRQPDLKRPFKQWLYPLPSLIALIGWVWIFYSSGWQAIEWAIIWTALGILVFLVWAARGKQWPFGEKVIREQYLSAQR is encoded by the coding sequence ATGGGACCATCCAACGGGAAACCTGCCGGATTGGTTCGCGCCATTGGGTTGTTTGAGGCGACCACCATCAACATGTCGCAGATGGTGGGGATTGGGCCATTTATCACCATTCCGCTCATTCTGTCCGCCATGGGCGGGCCGCAGGCGTTGTTCGGCTGGATCGCCGGCGCGTTGCTCGCGATGGCCGACGGCCTGGTCTGGGCCGAGCTCGGCGCAGCGATGCCGGGCGAGGGCGGATCGTACGTGTATCTGCGCGAGGCGTTCCAGTACAGCACCGGCAAACTGATGCCGTTTTTGTTCGTATGGTCGACGCTCATCGCCACGCCGCTCATCATGTCGACCGGCATGATCGGTATGGCCAACTACCTCGTCTACTTCTGGCCGGGGATGACGCCGCTGGAGACCAAGTTGGTCGCGGCCGGCATCACCGTCATCACCGTCGCGCTCCTGTACCGGCGCGTGACGGGCGTGACGAAGGTGACCAAGGTGCTGTGGGCGGGGATGATCCTCACCGTCCTGCTCATTATCGTGGCCGGCCTGACTCACTTCCATGCCGACCGGGCGTTCGCGTTCCCCGCCGGGGCATTCGCGCCGAACAAGTTCCTGGCGGGCCTTGGCGCCGGCATGCTGATCTCCATCTACGACTACCTCGGGTACTACACCGTCGCCTACATGGGGGACGAGGTCAAGGACCCGGGTCGAACCATCCCGCGTGCGATTGTGCTGTCCATTATCCTGGTGGCCATCATCGACATGGCCATCAACCTCAGCATCATCGGGGTCGTGCCCTGGCAGACGGCCATCAACAGCCAGAACATCGGTACGCTGTTCATGCAGACCGTGTGGGGCAAGACTGGCGCTACGCTGATCACCCTGCTGATCCTGTGGACGGCGTTCGCCTCGGTCTATACGGGCCTGCTCGGTGCTTCGCGACTTCCGTATAACGCGGCGCGCGACGGGCTGTTTTTCAGCAGCTTCGGGAAGCTGCATCCCAAGCACCAGTTTCCGCACATCTCCCTGCTGGTGATGGGTGCGTTCACGGCCGTGTTCTGCTTCTTCAACCTGCAGCAGATCATCAACGCCCTGATGGCCGTCTCCATCGTCGTGCAGTTCATCGGCCAGATTGTGGCGCTGACCGTCCTGCGCCGCCGGCAGCCGGATCTGAAACGGCCGTTCAAACAGTGGCTGTATCCGTTGCCGAGCCTGATCGCCCTGATCGGGTGGGTGTGGATCTTCTACTCCTCCGGTTGGCAGGCCATCGAGTGGGCGATCATTTGGACCGCTCTCGGCATCCTGGTGTTCCTCGTCTGGGCCGCGCGCGGCAAGCAGTGGCCCTTCGGGGAGAAGGTCATCCGCGAACAGTACCTGTCCGCGCAACGGTGA
- a CDS encoding vWA domain-containing protein, with protein sequence MERLTAEEFGSLTAGVVKQVANFGAWLRPYGFQAGISETLTAIAALTQLDIERMDQVCCAFRSVYCRTPSQWHMFPRLFERYFCNRQPRLEQKHRLLPEEGGGDGSESARTLNHPLVQTVQGTLAGRHPDDGERYALRAHGQALQDVLQITRLAVRALNAPPSRRAWRRGRERIDMRRTIRLAMRRAGEPMTLQWRTRRPDKPRVILVLDISGSMKPYSEFFTALAWSFTRVRVRTQIFLFSTRLLRVTALIARHAVTGIPSANLPGLKGGTRIGKALTELMNRHGGLLNRHTCVVIASDGFDAGDPLQLHSAMRDLAARVGRVIWINPLLAEPDYQPTASGMSAALPYVDAFVDVHDVSSWRKAVSGGALHATGP encoded by the coding sequence ATGGAACGCTTGACTGCCGAGGAATTCGGGTCTCTCACGGCGGGCGTTGTGAAACAGGTCGCGAATTTCGGTGCCTGGCTGCGCCCCTACGGATTTCAGGCGGGGATTTCCGAGACGCTCACGGCCATCGCCGCCTTGACGCAGTTGGACATCGAGCGGATGGACCAAGTGTGCTGCGCCTTTCGATCCGTTTATTGCCGGACCCCCTCGCAGTGGCACATGTTTCCCAGGCTGTTCGAACGGTATTTCTGCAACCGGCAGCCCCGTCTGGAGCAAAAGCATCGTCTGCTGCCGGAGGAGGGGGGCGGGGATGGGTCAGAAAGCGCCAGAACCCTGAATCACCCGTTGGTGCAGACGGTGCAGGGAACCCTTGCCGGACGGCATCCGGACGACGGCGAGCGGTACGCGTTGAGGGCACATGGACAAGCGCTGCAGGACGTGCTGCAGATCACGCGCTTGGCGGTCCGCGCCCTCAACGCACCGCCCAGCCGAAGGGCATGGCGGCGCGGCCGCGAGCGGATCGACATGCGCCGCACCATCCGCCTCGCCATGCGCCGTGCCGGCGAACCGATGACCCTTCAGTGGCGCACACGGCGTCCCGACAAGCCCAGGGTCATTCTCGTGCTTGATATATCCGGTTCTATGAAACCGTATTCCGAGTTTTTCACGGCCTTGGCCTGGTCGTTTACGCGGGTTCGTGTGCGCACGCAAATCTTCTTGTTTTCGACGCGGTTGTTGCGTGTGACGGCGTTGATCGCCCGCCATGCGGTGACCGGCATCCCCTCCGCCAACCTGCCCGGACTGAAGGGGGGGACTCGCATCGGCAAGGCCCTGACGGAACTGATGAACCGCCACGGTGGCCTGTTAAACCGGCACACCTGTGTCGTCATCGCCTCCGACGGATTCGATGCGGGCGATCCGTTGCAACTCCACTCCGCGATGCGCGACCTGGCGGCCCGAGTGGGCAGGGTGATCTGGATCAACCCCTTGCTGGCGGAACCGGACTACCAGCCGACGGCGTCGGGCATGTCGGCGGCCCTGCCCTATGTGGACGCGTTCGTCGATGTCCACGACGTGTCATCTTGGCGTAAGGCGGTTTCGGGCGGGGCCCTGCACGCTACAGGGCCGTGA
- a CDS encoding cation:dicarboxylate symporter family transporter, with protein MQQITMILFFIVTSKGVAAVPSSSMVILLATATAVGLPAEGVALILGVDRIIDMARTAVNVMGHVFSSAVVARWEGVLGKPQSTPAALSTEGQVETAKI; from the coding sequence ATGCAACAGATCACGATGATCTTGTTCTTCATCGTCACCAGCAAAGGGGTTGCCGCGGTCCCCTCGTCCTCGATGGTCATCCTGTTGGCCACGGCAACAGCGGTTGGGCTGCCCGCCGAGGGGGTGGCACTCATTCTCGGGGTGGACCGCATCATCGATATGGCCCGTACGGCGGTGAATGTGATGGGACATGTCTTTTCATCGGCGGTCGTCGCGCGGTGGGAAGGCGTGCTCGGCAAACCCCAAAGCACCCCTGCCGCTCTATCAACGGAGGGTCAGGTGGAGACGGCCAAAATATGA